In Anseongella ginsenosidimutans, one genomic interval encodes:
- a CDS encoding 2-hydroxyacid dehydrogenase has protein sequence MRILVTAPYNENGLKELENALGEVIYKPWKPHGRAYNEEELLSLLKDTAAEALITEHDHVTRNVIGHFPELKFIGVCRGTPSNVSLETAAEKNIPVFHTPARNAQAVAEMFLANVITLIRNTLPAHAWLTGGNWEEGAHTSYLEFKGNELAGKTIGMVGFGAIGQLIARLVSGFPCPIRFYDPFVTTFDPAFQKLSLEEVFSGSDIVSVHLPVTSETRGMIGADLINRMRPGAIFVNTARAVVVQREALLDALENGRIRGAVLDVFDHEPPDEIDYRIIRHPRVLATPHIAGATHEVEDHHVNILNKQLLAIFSAKTGLSQ, from the coding sequence ATGAGAATACTGGTTACCGCGCCGTACAATGAAAACGGCTTGAAAGAATTGGAAAACGCGTTAGGGGAGGTAATATACAAACCCTGGAAACCTCACGGAAGAGCTTATAATGAGGAGGAATTACTTTCGCTGCTGAAAGATACGGCAGCAGAAGCATTGATTACTGAGCATGATCATGTAACGCGGAATGTTATCGGGCATTTTCCTGAGCTGAAATTCATCGGCGTATGCCGCGGGACGCCTTCGAACGTTTCCCTGGAAACGGCGGCGGAAAAAAACATCCCGGTATTTCATACCCCCGCACGCAATGCCCAGGCGGTAGCGGAAATGTTCCTTGCCAATGTGATTACCCTGATAAGAAATACATTGCCCGCTCATGCCTGGCTCACCGGAGGAAACTGGGAAGAAGGGGCGCATACCTCCTACCTGGAATTCAAAGGAAACGAACTGGCGGGAAAAACGATCGGAATGGTAGGATTTGGGGCCATCGGGCAGCTTATCGCCAGGCTGGTCAGCGGATTTCCCTGTCCTATCCGGTTTTACGACCCTTTTGTAACAACCTTCGATCCGGCCTTTCAAAAGCTAAGCCTGGAGGAGGTGTTTTCCGGAAGCGATATTGTATCAGTTCATCTTCCCGTAACAAGTGAGACCCGGGGGATGATCGGCGCGGATCTGATAAACAGGATGCGGCCGGGCGCCATCTTTGTAAATACCGCCAGGGCGGTGGTAGTTCAGCGGGAGGCGCTGCTGGATGCGCTGGAAAACGGGCGTATCCGGGGAGCCGTACTGGATGTTTTTGATCACGAACCCCCTGATGAGATCGACTACCGGATCATTCGTCATCCCCGCGTACTGGCTACTCCCCATATAGCCGGCGCCACCCACGAAGTGGAGGATCATCATGTAAACATTCTGAATAAACAGCTTCTTGCTATATTTAGCGCTAAAACCGGGTTAAGCCAATGA
- a CDS encoding MFS transporter translates to MQTNTHSENSLLSRMGLPPGLSWGYLGVLIFMMGDGVEQGWLSPYLIEQGMSIQQSATLFTAYGITIAVSSWFSGVLAEGFGPKKTMMAGLLLYILGTVGFVGYGLNDLNFGIMIITYAIRGFGYPLFAYSFLVWITYSSPQKALGRAVGWFWFVFTGGLNVFGAYYSSLAIKHLGYLDTLWSSIFWVLVGAFFALVLNKSKFPSEAAGTSSKMQELAKGLTIMREEPKVLLGGLVRIINTTAQFAFPVFLPMYMAEHGFSTTEWLQIWGTIFTANIAFNLIFGFVGDRFGWRNTVMWFGGVGCAFSTLLFYYSPLLFGSSFWLVMLAGVLWGALLAGYVPLSALVPSLVQKDKGAAMAVLNLGAGLPVFVGPAIVGLFIGSVGNSGVIWILAVLYLVSAVLTRFITLPQNARTAQHAVENAAAAPSALPG, encoded by the coding sequence ATGCAAACCAATACACATTCCGAAAATTCGCTTCTCAGCAGGATGGGACTTCCTCCCGGCCTCAGCTGGGGATACCTGGGCGTCCTGATCTTCATGATGGGCGACGGAGTAGAACAAGGCTGGCTCAGCCCTTATCTTATAGAACAGGGTATGAGCATCCAGCAATCAGCCACGTTATTTACTGCCTACGGGATCACAATTGCCGTTTCGTCCTGGTTTTCCGGCGTACTGGCCGAAGGATTCGGGCCCAAAAAGACCATGATGGCCGGGCTGCTCCTCTATATCCTTGGGACAGTAGGTTTCGTGGGTTACGGACTGAACGATCTGAATTTCGGGATCATGATCATCACCTACGCCATCCGGGGCTTCGGCTACCCGCTTTTCGCATACTCCTTCCTGGTCTGGATTACCTACAGCAGTCCGCAAAAGGCGCTGGGCAGGGCAGTTGGATGGTTTTGGTTCGTCTTTACAGGTGGGCTGAACGTCTTCGGTGCCTATTATTCCAGTTTGGCCATTAAACATTTGGGTTACCTGGACACCTTATGGAGTTCCATTTTCTGGGTACTGGTAGGCGCGTTTTTCGCGCTTGTACTGAACAAATCGAAATTCCCTTCGGAAGCGGCCGGAACTTCCTCAAAAATGCAGGAACTGGCAAAAGGCTTAACGATCATGCGTGAGGAGCCTAAGGTACTCCTGGGCGGGCTGGTAAGGATCATCAATACAACCGCACAATTCGCCTTCCCGGTATTCCTGCCCATGTACATGGCCGAACACGGGTTCTCCACTACTGAATGGCTGCAGATCTGGGGGACGATTTTTACCGCCAATATTGCCTTTAACCTCATATTCGGCTTCGTGGGAGACCGTTTTGGCTGGCGCAACACCGTTATGTGGTTCGGCGGTGTGGGCTGCGCCTTCAGCACGCTCCTGTTTTATTATTCCCCCCTGCTTTTCGGGAGCAGCTTCTGGCTGGTTATGCTGGCAGGTGTATTATGGGGCGCCCTGCTGGCGGGCTACGTTCCCCTGTCGGCGCTGGTGCCTTCCCTGGTTCAAAAGGACAAGGGAGCTGCTATGGCGGTATTGAACCTGGGCGCTGGCTTGCCGGTATTCGTAGGCCCGGCAATTGTCGGACTGTTTATCGGTTCGGTAGGTAATTCGGGCGTCATCTGGATACTGGCTGTGCTGTACCTGGTCAGCGCCGTACTCACCCGGTTCATTACCCTTCCGCAAAATGCGCGTACTGCCCAGCACGCCGTAGAAAATGCGGCCGCTGCGCCTTCGGCCCTGCCGGGATAA
- a CDS encoding glycerophosphodiester phosphodiesterase family protein has protein sequence MPATFKQTFLCRFLTMLFAAFLAAAAGKESIAQSQAIHAIDVSNARQLHKFFQYTGNDIPLISGHRGGMTEGYPENCIPSFENTLRHTPAFFEIDPRLTKDSVIILMHDATLERTTNGTGKVSDYTWEELKKLRLKDKHGNLTEFRIPTLAEVIEWSKGKTIINLDKKDVPLEMTADILEAHKATANVMCTVHSAEQALYYYKRNPKRMFSAFIRTPEELEAYEKTGIPWKNIMAYIGPKNSPEAHKMLKLLHARGVKCMISAAPSYDKLPDSAARASAYREIIQDGTDVIESDLPIEAAAAIRELSPEKAANRKFFRRQELKITKSL, from the coding sequence ATGCCAGCTACATTTAAACAAACATTCCTTTGTCGTTTTCTGACAATGCTCTTCGCCGCCTTCCTGGCAGCTGCCGCCGGAAAGGAAAGCATCGCCCAGTCTCAGGCGATCCACGCGATCGACGTTAGCAATGCCCGTCAGCTGCATAAATTCTTTCAGTACACCGGGAATGACATTCCTCTTATCAGCGGGCACCGCGGAGGCATGACTGAAGGTTACCCGGAAAACTGTATACCCAGCTTTGAAAATACTTTGCGGCATACGCCTGCATTTTTCGAAATTGATCCCCGGCTTACAAAAGACAGCGTGATCATCCTTATGCACGACGCCACACTCGAGCGAACGACTAATGGCACAGGAAAGGTCTCCGACTATACCTGGGAAGAACTGAAAAAACTCCGGTTAAAGGACAAGCACGGTAACCTGACAGAGTTCCGAATACCTACCCTGGCGGAAGTGATCGAATGGAGCAAGGGAAAAACGATCATCAACCTTGACAAAAAAGATGTCCCCCTGGAAATGACCGCTGATATCCTGGAAGCACACAAGGCCACGGCAAATGTCATGTGTACCGTTCATTCCGCCGAACAAGCGCTTTATTATTACAAACGCAATCCTAAAAGGATGTTTTCCGCCTTTATCCGCACTCCCGAAGAACTGGAAGCTTACGAAAAGACGGGAATCCCCTGGAAAAATATAATGGCATATATTGGCCCCAAAAATAGTCCCGAAGCACATAAAATGCTGAAACTGCTTCATGCCAGAGGCGTCAAGTGTATGATCTCCGCCGCGCCGTCCTATGACAAGCTCCCGGATTCCGCGGCCCGTGCAAGCGCTTACCGTGAGATCATCCAGGACGGAACCGACGTAATAGAATCAGACCTTCCTATTGAGGCCGCCGCCGCCATCAGGGAGCTATCGCCGGAAAAAGCCGCTAACCGGAAATTCTTCCGCAGGCAGGAGCTGAAAATCACAAAATCTTTATAA
- a CDS encoding histidine phosphatase family protein, which yields MLNVYLLRHGQTGWNADGNKYCGRTDIPLTPLGIEQAGRARALLEGIEFEKVYASPLERAHHTATIAGGGKPVETDERLIEVDFGSWEGKTRAEFILENAALWNSWCDDPSLTRAGGTGETALDVIRRVDAFFTEALKRHCFGLEEAAGSEPAPDKNILVVGHNGINRLYLAWKLGMHLKDYRRLVQENSTVTLFSLDEHAELTLKMLNSR from the coding sequence ATGCTTAACGTTTATTTATTGCGGCACGGGCAAACCGGCTGGAATGCGGACGGCAATAAATATTGCGGCCGTACCGATATCCCGCTCACTCCCCTGGGCATTGAACAGGCAGGCCGCGCACGCGCGCTTTTGGAAGGGATTGAATTTGAGAAAGTATACGCGTCCCCGCTCGAAAGAGCGCACCATACTGCCACAATTGCCGGGGGCGGAAAGCCGGTGGAAACCGATGAACGCCTTATCGAAGTAGATTTCGGAAGCTGGGAAGGAAAAACCCGGGCGGAATTTATCCTGGAAAACGCTGCGCTTTGGAATAGCTGGTGCGATGACCCTTCCCTTACCCGCGCAGGCGGAACCGGGGAGACCGCCCTTGACGTGATCCGCCGGGTGGACGCTTTTTTCACTGAAGCGTTAAAACGGCATTGCTTCGGCTTGGAAGAAGCCGCCGGTTCAGAGCCGGCTCCGGACAAAAATATCCTGGTAGTGGGACACAACGGGATCAACCGCTTGTACCTGGCCTGGAAGCTGGGTATGCATCTGAAGGATTACCGCCGCCTGGTACAGGAAAATTCCACCGTCACCCTTTTCAGCCTGGATGAACATGCTGAGCTTACCCTTAAAATGCTGAATAGTCGTTAA
- a CDS encoding FGGY-family carbohydrate kinase, translated as MDSATAYFIGIDIGTQGARCILADEKGNVLAGSEEPFPLSDASREEQSPEAWWNACLFTLLKLVGDVRRGIDLSAVKALSVTSTSGTVIPLDKANIPLHNALMYSDKRSEKEALCCRQTAQRFYPEGFTGFNSSCGLPKILWFAQTFPEKAARIGRWAHAADYITGRISNTWGISDFTNALKSGFDLQKEQWPAYLHEQLSLKREWFPEIVPSGTPIGTMDPVLARELGLREGIRVVAGMTDGCASQVASGAVEPGTWNTTIGTTLVVKGVTRDALNDPEDRFYSHRHPEGYWMPGGASNTGADWVGEFSKIQDLQVLDKQAAKLLPGGQLAYPLRQEGERFPFIAPHARGFSPEGLSLPAAFLANLEGVAYVERYAFELVEMLSGEKVKAVYSAGGGSSSLTWLTIRSNVLNKPVYLMKEVSGAMGAAILAASRTHFGSLGQAARSMTKVSRKILPVPELAAPYERYYSAFIRLMQEKGFMDKEKGHA; from the coding sequence ATGGATAGTGCAACCGCTTATTTTATAGGGATAGACATCGGCACACAAGGGGCGCGCTGCATACTGGCAGACGAAAAAGGCAATGTTCTTGCAGGAAGCGAAGAACCTTTCCCGCTCAGTGACGCGTCGCGGGAAGAACAATCACCGGAAGCCTGGTGGAACGCTTGCCTTTTTACGCTCCTGAAACTTGTCGGGGATGTTAGACGCGGCATTGACCTTTCCGCCGTCAAAGCCCTTTCGGTCACTTCAACTTCAGGCACTGTGATCCCGCTCGACAAAGCAAACATTCCCCTTCACAACGCATTGATGTACAGCGACAAGCGTTCGGAAAAAGAAGCACTGTGCTGCCGGCAAACCGCGCAGCGCTTTTATCCGGAAGGTTTTACCGGATTTAACAGTTCCTGCGGCTTACCTAAAATACTTTGGTTTGCGCAGACCTTTCCCGAAAAGGCCGCCCGGATTGGCCGCTGGGCTCATGCGGCGGATTACATCACCGGACGGATCAGCAACACCTGGGGAATAAGCGATTTTACAAACGCCCTGAAATCAGGGTTCGATCTGCAAAAGGAGCAATGGCCGGCTTACCTGCATGAGCAGCTTTCTCTTAAAAGGGAATGGTTCCCGGAAATAGTTCCTTCCGGTACGCCCATTGGCACAATGGACCCTGTCCTGGCCCGGGAACTGGGATTGAGAGAAGGCATCCGGGTAGTGGCCGGCATGACCGACGGCTGTGCGTCCCAGGTTGCCTCCGGGGCGGTAGAACCAGGAACCTGGAATACGACCATTGGCACTACGCTTGTCGTGAAGGGCGTAACCCGGGACGCGCTAAATGATCCGGAAGACCGTTTTTATAGTCATCGCCACCCGGAAGGTTACTGGATGCCAGGCGGGGCCAGCAATACAGGCGCGGATTGGGTGGGAGAATTCAGCAAAATACAGGACTTGCAGGTTTTGGACAAACAGGCGGCAAAGCTATTGCCCGGCGGACAATTGGCCTATCCTCTCCGGCAGGAAGGAGAACGCTTCCCTTTTATCGCCCCGCACGCAAGAGGCTTTAGCCCGGAAGGGCTTTCATTGCCTGCTGCTTTCCTTGCCAACCTGGAAGGGGTAGCTTATGTGGAAAGATATGCCTTTGAACTGGTAGAAATGCTTAGCGGCGAAAAAGTGAAAGCCGTATATTCGGCCGGCGGCGGAAGCAGCAGCCTTACCTGGCTGACCATCCGGAGTAATGTACTGAACAAGCCTGTTTACCTGATGAAAGAAGTGAGCGGAGCCATGGGCGCCGCCATTCTTGCCGCTTCCCGAACCCATTTCGGTTCCCTGGGCCAGGCGGCGCGCTCGATGACAAAGGTCAGCAGGAAGATCCTGCCCGTTCCGGAACTGGCGGCGCCATATGAAAGATACTATAGCGCGTTCATACGATTGATGCAGGAAAAAGGATTCATGGATAAGGAAAAGGGACATGCTTAA
- a CDS encoding SGNH/GDSL hydrolase family protein: MKKLLYTLFFIGAVLAFSRANGEVTLKRDRLESPAQGRPETRSQDSLKIKWWNPSQHSSPVIEGQAWPGEVAGFYDRLPARAQKTVREAVWDLSRESAGLLIRFRSDAPEIQVRYTVEDALDMPHMPSTGVSGLDLYSPNEDGQWEWTAGKYSFKDTITYHFQSLPHGNKREYHLYLPLYNKVKWLEIGVSGNAALEPLPPRKEKPIAIYGTSIAQGGCASRPGLAWTSILGRKLNRPVINLAFSGNGRLETALVDLLVELDPALFVIDCLPNMSGFPDDTIKTRLTNTISTLLKKRPGIPVLVTEHADADINSLNTLREGGFDRVNKLAREALTLLKTKGLQPVHLLSAEEIALGIESTVDGVHPNDIGMMEYAQAYEKAIRDILHEKDR; encoded by the coding sequence ATGAAAAAGCTACTCTACACGTTATTTTTCATCGGCGCCGTACTGGCATTTTCCAGGGCAAATGGTGAAGTTACCCTTAAGCGGGACAGGCTGGAATCGCCTGCGCAAGGCCGCCCGGAAACACGCTCGCAGGACAGCCTGAAAATCAAATGGTGGAACCCTTCACAGCATTCTTCCCCGGTGATAGAGGGGCAGGCCTGGCCCGGTGAAGTCGCCGGCTTTTACGACCGGCTTCCCGCCAGGGCTCAGAAAACAGTAAGAGAAGCTGTTTGGGATCTTTCCCGTGAATCAGCCGGCCTGCTTATCCGCTTTCGCAGCGATGCCCCGGAAATACAGGTCCGATACACAGTAGAAGACGCCCTCGACATGCCCCATATGCCCTCTACAGGGGTCAGCGGCCTTGACCTCTATTCACCGAACGAAGACGGCCAATGGGAATGGACCGCGGGGAAATATAGCTTCAAAGACACCATCACTTATCATTTTCAATCGCTCCCGCATGGCAATAAACGGGAATATCACCTATACCTGCCCCTTTATAACAAAGTAAAATGGCTGGAAATTGGTGTGTCCGGCAATGCGGCACTGGAACCCTTGCCTCCCAGGAAAGAAAAACCAATAGCGATTTACGGTACTTCCATTGCCCAGGGAGGCTGCGCTTCCCGTCCGGGCCTGGCATGGACGTCCATCCTTGGGCGAAAACTCAACCGCCCTGTCATTAACCTCGCCTTTTCCGGCAACGGCCGCCTGGAAACCGCGCTGGTTGATCTGCTGGTTGAACTGGATCCTGCCCTGTTTGTCATCGACTGCCTTCCGAATATGTCGGGCTTTCCCGACGATACGATTAAAACCCGGCTGACAAATACCATCTCTACTCTTCTTAAAAAAAGACCCGGAATCCCGGTGCTGGTGACCGAACATGCCGATGCCGACATCAATTCCCTGAATACCTTACGGGAAGGCGGTTTTGACCGGGTGAACAAACTGGCAAGGGAAGCGCTTACCCTCCTGAAGACCAAAGGATTACAGCCGGTCCACTTGCTAAGCGCTGAAGAGATCGCACTTGGCATTGAAAGCACGGTAGACGGCGTACACCCGAATGACATCGGCATGATGGAGTATGCTCAGGCTTATGAAAAAGCGATCCGGGACATTTTACATGAAAAGGACCGGTAG